One Clostridium sp. CM027 genomic window carries:
- the argF gene encoding ornithine carbamoyltransferase encodes MFNLRNRNFLTLMDFTPNEINYFLDLARDLKRAKYAGTEQQKLKGKNIALIFEKSSTRTRCAFEVGALDQGAHVTYLGPTGTQIGKKESVADTARVLGRMYDGIEYRGYGQEIVEELAKYAGVPVWNGLTTEDHPTQILADFLTIKEHFDKPLSDIVFVYAGDGRNNMANALMIGAAKMGMDFRIVSPKSLFPETALVSKCNEIAKETGAKITITDSVDAGVKNADVIYTDVWVSMGEADEVWASRIELLRPYQVNMEMLNKTGNKNVKFMHCLPAFHDLKTLVGKDIFEKYGLEGLEVTDEVFESTHSIVFDEAENRMHTIKAIMVATLGN; translated from the coding sequence ATGTTTAACTTAAGAAACAGAAACTTTTTAACTTTGATGGACTTTACTCCAAATGAAATAAACTACTTTTTAGATTTAGCTAGAGATTTAAAAAGAGCTAAGTATGCAGGTACAGAACAACAGAAATTAAAAGGTAAAAATATTGCGCTAATATTTGAAAAGAGTTCTACAAGAACAAGATGTGCTTTTGAAGTAGGAGCACTAGACCAAGGAGCTCATGTAACTTACCTTGGACCTACAGGAACTCAAATTGGCAAAAAGGAATCTGTAGCAGATACAGCTAGAGTTCTTGGCAGAATGTATGATGGAATAGAATATAGAGGATATGGCCAAGAAATAGTTGAAGAACTAGCAAAATATGCAGGAGTTCCAGTATGGAACGGATTAACAACTGAAGACCACCCAACACAAATTCTTGCAGATTTTTTAACTATAAAAGAACACTTTGACAAGCCATTAAGCGACATTGTGTTTGTATATGCTGGAGATGGAAGAAACAACATGGCAAATGCATTGATGATTGGTGCTGCTAAAATGGGTATGGACTTTAGAATAGTATCACCAAAGAGCTTATTCCCAGAAACAGCATTAGTTTCAAAATGCAATGAAATTGCTAAAGAAACAGGAGCAAAAATTACTATTACAGATAGCGTGGATGCAGGAGTTAAAAATGCAGATGTAATCTACACAGACGTATGGGTTTCTATGGGCGAAGCAGACGAAGTATGGGCATCAAGAATAGAATTATTAAGGCCATACCAAGTTAATATGGAAATGCTTAATAAGACAGGTAATAAAAACGTTAAATTCATGCACTGCCTACCAGCTTTTCATGATTTAAAAACACTTGTAGGTAAAGATATATTTGAAAAATATGGTCTTGAAGGTTTAGAAGTTACAGATGAAGTATTTGAAAGTACACATTCTATAGTATTTGATGAAGCAGAAAACAGAATGCATACAATCAAAGCAATTATGGTTGCTACACTTGGAAACTAG
- a CDS encoding basic amino acid/polyamine antiporter, with translation MEKDKDKKLGLSLLIALGVGSMIGGGIFNSPTDLIGKANPQAVIIAWVIGGLGVAFLALVFQLLANKRPALTGGIFTYAKEGFGEFVGFNSAWGYWLSAWLGNVAFFILIFKTFNSLVGDVKPIVTFLLASALLWIIHYIQMRGVKSAGIINAVATVAKIIPLLMVIVFGLAIFKTRTFNVDNWKTILASTGGSTTVFLQIKGAMGTILWCFIGIEAATVLSERAKSQKTVGTATIISLIITLVLYILVSTTAMGVISANTLASSQTPLADMLSITVLGSIGAVIVKVGLIISLVGCLISWVMLAAEIPYVAAKGGTMPKWFIKQNDNGAAVNSLLLTDGLTQIFLLSLLLPALQSAYGSVFLISTTCILIPYLLSSLYAVKVAFTDVLGAKDKIVSILACTYSLYVIYAVGINYLGAAVILYAVGIFVYLKARKEKNEPIKINEKIGMVAIMVVAILMIILLSIGKIQL, from the coding sequence ATGGAAAAGGATAAAGATAAGAAGCTAGGCTTGTCTCTATTAATTGCTCTTGGAGTTGGTTCCATGATTGGTGGTGGCATCTTTAATAGCCCAACTGATCTTATCGGTAAAGCAAACCCTCAAGCAGTAATTATTGCATGGGTAATTGGTGGACTTGGCGTGGCATTTTTAGCACTAGTATTTCAATTACTTGCAAACAAAAGACCAGCGCTTACAGGGGGCATATTCACTTATGCAAAAGAAGGCTTTGGAGAATTTGTTGGATTCAATTCAGCCTGGGGATATTGGTTAAGCGCTTGGCTTGGAAACGTTGCATTTTTTATTCTTATATTTAAAACTTTTAATAGTTTAGTAGGTGACGTAAAACCTATAGTAACATTTTTATTAGCATCTGCACTATTATGGATAATTCATTATATACAAATGCGTGGAGTTAAGAGCGCCGGAATAATAAATGCCGTTGCCACAGTTGCAAAAATCATACCCTTATTAATGGTAATTGTATTTGGTCTTGCAATATTTAAAACTAGAACTTTTAATGTTGATAATTGGAAAACAATATTAGCTTCTACGGGGGGTTCTACCACCGTGTTCTTGCAAATTAAAGGAGCAATGGGTACAATTTTGTGGTGCTTTATTGGTATCGAAGCTGCAACAGTGCTTTCTGAGAGAGCGAAATCTCAAAAGACTGTCGGAACTGCTACAATAATAAGTTTAATTATAACTTTAGTGCTTTATATACTGGTTTCAACAACCGCTATGGGAGTAATTTCAGCTAATACTCTTGCTAGTTCACAAACCCCTCTAGCAGATATGTTATCAATTACTGTACTTGGCAGTATTGGAGCTGTAATCGTTAAAGTTGGTTTAATTATTTCACTTGTAGGCTGCCTAATTAGTTGGGTTATGCTTGCAGCAGAAATTCCTTATGTTGCGGCAAAGGGTGGCACAATGCCAAAATGGTTTATTAAACAAAATGACAATGGTGCTGCAGTAAATTCATTATTACTAACTGATGGATTAACTCAAATATTTTTACTTTCGCTACTTTTACCAGCACTTCAGTCTGCATATGGTAGTGTGTTTTTAATTTCAACAACATGTATTTTAATTCCATATTTGCTTTCATCACTATATGCAGTTAAAGTTGCATTTACAGATGTCCTAGGAGCTAAAGATAAGATAGTTTCTATATTAGCCTGTACCTATTCACTATATGTAATTTACGCAGTAGGAATAAATTATCTAGGAGCAGCAGTAATACTATATGCAGTGGGTATATTTGTATATCTAAAGGCTAGGAAAGAAAAGAATGAACCTATTAAAATAAACGAGAAAATAGGAATGGTAGCCATTATGGTAGTTGCAATCTTAATGATTATACTGCTTTCAATTGGCAAAATTCAACTTTAA
- the arcC gene encoding carbamate kinase gives MSRIVIALGGNALQANPKDTTSEAQLVTARQTSEAIVDLIEEGHEVIVAHGNGPQVGQLVATYEAAASINENSPIMPFPECGAMSQGYIGYHLQQSIRSEMRKRGINKDVATVVTQVIVDQNDPGFKDPTKPVGSFFTEEQAKKLMIEKGYIMKEDSNRGWRRVVASPLPMAIVEEPIIKTLVEAGHIVITVGGGGIPVIDNGNGNLEGVPAVIDKDFASSKIAELLNADALVVLTAVEQVAINFGTPNQKNLSIITVEEAKTYIKEGHFAPGSMLPKIKAALAFVEAQEGRKAIITSLEKAREAISGTAGTVITK, from the coding sequence ATGTCAAGAATAGTAATAGCACTTGGTGGAAATGCCCTTCAAGCAAATCCAAAGGATACTACATCAGAAGCACAATTAGTAACAGCAAGACAGACGTCAGAAGCCATTGTAGATTTAATTGAAGAGGGTCACGAGGTTATTGTTGCTCATGGTAATGGACCTCAAGTAGGTCAACTCGTAGCTACTTATGAAGCAGCCGCTTCTATAAATGAAAATAGCCCAATAATGCCTTTTCCTGAATGTGGTGCTATGAGCCAAGGTTATATAGGCTATCATCTGCAACAAAGCATTAGATCAGAGATGAGAAAACGAGGAATAAATAAGGACGTTGCAACAGTAGTTACTCAGGTAATTGTTGATCAGAATGATCCAGGATTTAAGGATCCAACTAAGCCAGTAGGTTCTTTCTTTACAGAGGAACAGGCTAAGAAATTAATGATTGAAAAAGGATATATAATGAAAGAGGATTCAAATAGAGGATGGAGACGCGTAGTGGCTTCACCACTTCCAATGGCTATAGTTGAAGAACCTATTATCAAAACATTAGTTGAAGCTGGACATATTGTTATAACTGTTGGCGGTGGCGGTATACCTGTAATTGATAATGGAAATGGAAACCTTGAGGGCGTTCCAGCAGTAATAGATAAAGATTTTGCTTCTTCTAAAATAGCTGAATTACTAAATGCTGATGCATTAGTTGTACTTACAGCCGTTGAACAGGTTGCTATTAACTTTGGTACTCCAAATCAAAAGAATCTTTCAATAATAACTGTTGAAGAAGCTAAAACTTATATTAAAGAAGGACATTTTGCTCCTGGTTCTATGCTTCCAAAAATAAAAGCGGCTCTTGCTTTCGTTGAAGCACAAGAAGGCAGAAAAGCAATTATAACATCACTCGAAAAAGCTAGAGAAGCAATAAGCGGAACAGCAGGAACAGTGATAACAAAATAA
- the prfB gene encoding peptide chain release factor 2 (programmed frameshift) — protein MIILIEETISELNVLKSNVEEIRVSLDVASMEKQLKELEFTMQETSFWQDIKAAQQVTQKAKGIKDRIDRFNLIISKIEDLEVLIELSEEEEDDSSIAEMKSELKDLTLDTDRFRIEILLAGKYDINNAILTLHTGAGGSDAQDWTEMLYRMYSRWCEKKGYKIEVLDYQPSDEAGIKAVTLKITGEYAYGYLMAEKGVHRLVRISPFNANGKRQTSFASCEVLPELTDNQDVEIKPDDLRIDTYRSGGAGGQHVNKTDSAIRITHIPTGIVVQCQNERSQHSNKQTAMKMLMAKLLDLKERAKKDRIEDLTGDLKENGWGSQIRSYVFHPYNLVKDHRTNTEMGNVDAVMDGDIDIFIEAYLRQNNK, from the exons TTGATAATACTAATCGAAGAAACAATAAGTGAATTAAACGTATTAAAAAGTAATGTAGAAGAGATTAGGGTGTCTCTT GACGTAGCGTCTATGGAAAAACAATTAAAAGAACTTGAGTTTACAATGCAGGAGACGAGCTTTTGGCAGGATATAAAAGCGGCACAACAAGTTACTCAAAAAGCTAAGGGTATTAAAGATAGAATTGATAGATTCAATTTAATAATTAGTAAGATAGAAGATTTGGAAGTGCTAATTGAACTAAGTGAGGAGGAAGAAGATGATTCCTCTATAGCAGAAATGAAAAGTGAATTAAAAGACCTAACGCTGGATACAGATAGGTTCAGGATAGAAATTTTATTAGCTGGGAAATATGATATAAATAATGCGATTTTAACGCTTCATACCGGTGCAGGTGGAAGTGACGCTCAAGATTGGACAGAAATGCTTTATAGAATGTACTCAAGGTGGTGTGAAAAGAAGGGATATAAGATCGAAGTTTTAGATTATCAGCCATCTGATGAAGCGGGTATTAAAGCAGTGACATTAAAAATAACTGGCGAATATGCCTATGGATATTTAATGGCCGAAAAGGGAGTGCATAGGTTAGTGAGAATTTCACCTTTTAATGCAAATGGTAAGAGGCAAACCTCGTTTGCATCTTGTGAAGTACTTCCAGAGCTTACCGATAATCAAGATGTTGAAATAAAGCCTGATGACCTGAGAATAGATACTTATAGATCTGGAGGGGCAGGAGGTCAACATGTAAATAAAACTGACTCAGCCATAAGGATTACCCATATACCTACGGGTATAGTAGTACAGTGTCAAAATGAAAGAAGTCAGCATAGTAATAAACAAACTGCGATGAAGATGCTTATGGCAAAATTATTGGATTTAAAGGAAAGAGCTAAAAAAGATAGAATAGAAGACTTAACCGGGGATTTGAAAGAAAATGGTTGGGGAAGTCAAATTAGATCTTATGTATTTCATCCATATAATTTGGTAAAGGATCATAGGACTAATACAGAAATGGGTAATGTAGATGCAGTTATGGATGGGGATATTGATATTTTTATCGAGGCGTACTTAAGGCAGAACAATAAATAA
- the secA gene encoding preprotein translocase subunit SecA, with the protein MKFFEKLFGSYSDREIKRIISTVDKIEELDPLMTSLSDEELKSKTEEFKTRLNKGETLEDILPEAFAVVREASWRVLNMKHFRVQLIGGIVLHQGRITEMKTGEGKTLVATLPSYLNALTGNGVHIITVNDYLAKRDSDDMGRIHEFLGISVGVIIHDLDQTQRQAAYNSDITYGTNNEFGFDYLRDNMVVYKEERVQRKLNFVIVDEVDSILIDEARTPLIISGEGEKSTDFYKVADYFVKGLVKEEDYTIDEKASAVILSNAGIDKAEKYFHLENYADAENMGIQHHTVQALKANFIMRKDKDYMAKDGQVIIVDEFTGRLMEGRRYSDGLHQAIEAKESVKIEKESKTLATITFQNYFRMYNKLSGMTGTALTEENEFREIYGLDVIVIPTNMPLTRIDNADLVFKTVNGKYKAIVDEIVETYKNKQPVLVGTVSIEKSELLSDMLKKRGIPHQVLNAKYHEREADIVSHAGARGMVTIATNMAGRGTDIKLEEGVVEVGGLKIIGTERHESRRIDNQLRGRAGRQGDTGSSRFYISLEDDLMRIFGSERLQGVVGKLGLTDEDAIESKMVSGAIESAQKKVEGNNFDIRKNVVQYDDVMNQQREIIYRQRTEVLQGENIKDQIEEMIQDVVFSAVDSHISGVEESFDEELVKLINYLEEIYLPKGMVSIEELSKTSNEEIKNTLLEIAKKIYEQKEENFGDEQIREVERVILLRVVDSKWMDHIDEMEHLKQGIGLRAYKQQDPSQAYQMEGSDMFAEMIENIKTETVKYLFHVQIEKAPEREMVSKITSTNHDNSIKNEPIKKVTKQGRNDECSCGSGKKYKNCCGRG; encoded by the coding sequence ATGAAATTTTTTGAAAAGTTATTTGGTAGTTATAGTGATAGAGAGATAAAAAGAATAATTTCAACAGTAGATAAAATAGAAGAATTAGATCCGTTGATGACTAGTTTAAGCGATGAAGAACTTAAATCAAAAACAGAAGAATTTAAAACTAGATTAAATAAAGGAGAGACTTTAGAGGATATATTACCTGAAGCCTTTGCGGTGGTTAGAGAAGCTTCATGGAGAGTTCTTAACATGAAGCATTTTAGAGTACAACTAATTGGTGGAATAGTACTGCACCAAGGAAGAATAACAGAAATGAAAACGGGTGAAGGAAAGACCTTAGTGGCTACACTTCCCTCATATTTGAATGCGTTAACAGGAAATGGTGTTCACATAATTACAGTTAATGACTACCTTGCCAAAAGAGATAGCGATGACATGGGACGAATACACGAATTCTTAGGTATTTCTGTAGGCGTAATTATTCATGATTTAGATCAAACACAAAGGCAAGCGGCCTATAATTCAGATATAACATATGGGACAAATAACGAATTTGGGTTTGACTATTTAAGAGATAATATGGTTGTTTATAAAGAAGAAAGAGTTCAAAGAAAATTAAACTTTGTAATCGTGGATGAGGTTGATTCTATATTAATAGATGAAGCTAGAACACCGCTTATAATATCTGGAGAAGGAGAAAAATCTACGGATTTTTATAAAGTAGCAGATTATTTTGTTAAGGGTCTAGTGAAGGAAGAAGATTATACTATAGATGAAAAAGCTAGTGCTGTTATATTATCTAATGCTGGTATAGATAAAGCGGAAAAATATTTTCATTTAGAGAATTATGCTGATGCAGAAAATATGGGTATACAGCACCATACAGTTCAAGCTTTAAAAGCAAACTTCATCATGAGAAAAGATAAAGATTATATGGCAAAGGATGGTCAAGTTATCATAGTGGATGAGTTTACTGGAAGACTCATGGAAGGCAGAAGATATAGCGATGGGCTTCACCAAGCTATTGAAGCAAAAGAGAGCGTCAAAATTGAAAAAGAGTCAAAAACTCTTGCAACTATTACCTTCCAGAACTATTTTAGAATGTATAATAAGTTATCGGGCATGACTGGAACTGCGCTTACAGAAGAAAATGAATTTAGAGAAATATACGGATTGGATGTAATAGTAATACCTACAAATATGCCATTAACAAGAATTGATAACGCAGATTTAGTGTTTAAAACTGTTAATGGGAAATATAAAGCTATAGTAGATGAAATAGTTGAAACTTATAAGAACAAGCAGCCCGTTCTCGTAGGAACTGTTAGTATAGAAAAATCAGAATTATTATCTGATATGCTTAAAAAAAGAGGAATTCCTCATCAAGTACTTAATGCTAAATATCATGAAAGAGAAGCGGATATAGTCTCTCATGCAGGAGCACGTGGCATGGTTACCATAGCAACTAATATGGCGGGCCGTGGTACAGATATTAAGCTTGAAGAAGGCGTTGTTGAAGTTGGTGGACTCAAGATAATTGGAACTGAAAGACATGAATCTAGGCGTATTGATAATCAGCTTAGGGGTCGTGCTGGTCGTCAGGGAGATACTGGAAGCTCAAGATTTTACATATCACTCGAAGATGATTTAATGAGAATATTTGGGTCTGAAAGACTTCAAGGGGTTGTAGGAAAATTAGGATTAACTGATGAGGACGCTATTGAAAGCAAGATGGTAAGTGGTGCTATAGAAAGTGCTCAAAAGAAAGTTGAAGGAAATAACTTTGATATAAGAAAAAATGTTGTTCAATATGATGATGTAATGAACCAACAGAGAGAAATAATTTATAGACAAAGAACAGAGGTTCTTCAAGGCGAAAATATAAAAGATCAAATTGAAGAAATGATACAAGATGTTGTTTTCTCTGCAGTTGATTCACATATTAGTGGAGTTGAGGAAAGTTTTGATGAGGAATTAGTAAAACTTATTAACTATCTTGAAGAAATATATCTTCCAAAGGGTATGGTTTCAATAGAAGAACTTTCTAAAACATCTAATGAGGAAATTAAAAATACTCTTTTAGAAATAGCTAAAAAAATCTATGAACAAAAAGAAGAAAATTTTGGTGACGAACAAATAAGAGAAGTCGAAAGGGTTATTCTTCTAAGGGTAGTAGATAGTAAATGGATGGATCATATCGATGAGATGGAACATTTAAAGCAGGGCATTGGACTTAGAGCTTATAAGCAACAGGACCCATCACAAGCCTACCAAATGGAAGGTAGCGATATGTTTGCTGAAATGATTGAAAATATAAAGACGGAAACTGTTAAATACTTATTTCATGTGCAAATAGAAAAAGCACCTGAGAGAGAAATGGTTTCTAAGATTACATCAACAAATCATGATAATTCCATTAAAAATGAGCCAATTAAAAAAGTTACTAAACAAGGAAGAAATGATGAATGTTCTTGTGGTTCAGGGAAAAAATACAAAAATTGCTGTGGCAGAGGTTAA
- the hpf gene encoding ribosome hibernation-promoting factor, HPF/YfiA family, which yields MKVKVIGRNIEITEALKNIIDKKIARLDKYFSPDVEAQTTLGVCKNRHTIEVTIPFNGVILRSEEQNEDMYTSLDIVVDKLERQIRKNKTKLEKRNRGTSLKFQGIPKYDKNEDDGIDPKIVKMKKFAFKPMSAEEAVLQMELVGHSFFVYMSDGSSEVNVVYKRKDGNYGLIEPEF from the coding sequence ATGAAAGTCAAAGTAATAGGAAGAAATATAGAGATAACAGAAGCCTTGAAAAATATTATAGACAAGAAAATAGCAAGATTGGATAAGTATTTTAGTCCAGATGTGGAAGCACAGACAACATTAGGCGTTTGTAAGAATAGACATACAATAGAAGTTACAATCCCTTTTAATGGAGTTATTTTAAGATCAGAAGAGCAAAATGAAGATATGTATACATCATTAGATATTGTAGTTGATAAATTAGAAAGACAAATTAGAAAAAATAAAACAAAATTAGAAAAAAGGAATAGAGGAACATCTCTTAAATTTCAAGGCATACCAAAATATGATAAGAACGAAGATGATGGTATAGATCCTAAGATAGTAAAGATGAAGAAATTTGCATTTAAACCTATGTCAGCAGAGGAAGCAGTACTTCAAATGGAACTCGTTGGTCATAGTTTCTTCGTATATATGAGTGATGGTAGTTCAGAGGTAAATGTAGTATATAAAAGAAAAGATGGAAATTATGGTTTGATAGAACCAGAATTTTAA
- a CDS encoding ComF family protein produces MGARIIKYIRKILYCLVQLIYSGDEQCVICSGYSEESEALCTKCREKLKRCVQSFCIGRNEEKYLVWSVFYYSNIVKELIIRLKYKSDFICGEILAEYMLQLVKSNELQFDLISYVPMTKKALKNRGYNQSEFLASYLSRFLNIPVICNLIKTEDTKDQIGLNGEERWNNMEKCFEIQKNEAIKNKNILLIDDVITTGATAFHCAHKLKESGINNIYILTIAKSNV; encoded by the coding sequence GTGGGAGCGAGGATTATTAAATATATAAGAAAAATACTTTATTGTTTAGTTCAGCTCATATATTCAGGCGATGAACAGTGCGTGATTTGTAGTGGATATAGTGAGGAAAGTGAAGCTTTGTGTACTAAATGCAGAGAAAAATTGAAGCGCTGTGTGCAAAGCTTTTGTATAGGTCGCAATGAAGAAAAATATCTTGTTTGGTCAGTGTTTTATTATTCTAATATAGTAAAAGAATTAATTATTAGGCTTAAATATAAAAGCGATTTTATATGCGGTGAAATCTTAGCGGAATACATGTTACAACTTGTAAAAAGCAATGAATTACAGTTTGACTTAATATCTTATGTACCTATGACTAAAAAAGCTTTAAAAAATAGGGGGTATAACCAAAGCGAGTTTTTGGCAAGCTATTTATCGCGATTTTTAAATATTCCAGTGATTTGCAACTTGATTAAAACTGAGGATACTAAAGATCAAATAGGTCTCAATGGCGAAGAAAGATGGAACAATATGGAGAAATGTTTTGAGATCCAAAAAAATGAAGCTATAAAAAATAAAAATATTTTGCTCATTGATGATGTTATAACCACTGGGGCTACAGCGTTTCATTGTGCTCACAAACTGAAAGAAAGTGGGATAAATAATATTTATATATTGACAATAGCCAAAAGTAATGTATAA
- a CDS encoding ATP-dependent RecD-like DNA helicase has protein sequence MPEIQGIIEDVVFHNEENGYIIAHLNDNKKQITVVGIVPYISEGQNLKLTGEWVTHPQFGKQFRIIQCEEIIPSSLEGIEKYLASGVIQGIGPITAKKIVQHFGENTMNILDNEIERLKEIDGVGQKKIQLIFESYSKQREVKNIMIFLQTYGVTPNQCVKIYKKYGGDSIKVVQDNPYVLTETISGVGFKIADKIAQSLGIDKESPFRIQSGINYVVNEFCAMGNTYMPLNKLYQESKNILGVTAEEIEKNVYDNVLQGKLKVENIDEEDCVFTMPFYYCELAITKKIITLSIEKYDELEIDIEEKINDFEEEKNIKFATSQKTAICGAAENSIEIITGGPGTGKTTIINCIIEVFEEAGMKVYMAAPTGRAAKRMTEATGREAKTIHRLLELGVGRDDGSQFSRSEESPLDCDVLIIDEASMIDIMLMNSLLKAISVGTRLIIVGDVDQLPSVGPGNVLRDIIDSKCVKVVKLKEIFRQAQESMIIVNAHKINNGEMPILNKKDKDFYFIENNEPEKILDSIIALINTRLPKFNKEWDKMKNIQILSPMRKGILGIENLNGKLQQILNPKSKYKKEKEYRNTIFRVGDKVMQIKNNYSIKWKKINAKAEDGVGIFNGDVGYVEDIDEDNENVIVIFDDDKRVEYEGVYLDELALAYAITIHKSQGSEFEVVIMPMFMGPPLLMNRNLLYTGITRAKNMVVLVGAIKAVNFMKDNNRSFERYSALGWRIRQIVDANVGHDEN, from the coding sequence ATGCCGGAAATACAAGGGATAATCGAAGATGTAGTATTTCATAATGAAGAAAATGGATATATAATTGCTCATTTGAATGATAATAAAAAGCAGATAACTGTGGTAGGCATTGTGCCATATATAAGTGAAGGGCAGAACCTGAAATTAACGGGGGAGTGGGTTACTCATCCTCAATTTGGCAAGCAATTTAGAATAATACAATGTGAGGAAATAATACCTAGTTCACTTGAAGGTATAGAAAAATATTTAGCTTCAGGAGTTATTCAAGGAATTGGACCAATAACTGCTAAAAAAATTGTACAGCACTTTGGTGAAAACACCATGAATATATTAGATAATGAAATTGAAAGATTAAAAGAGATTGATGGTGTAGGACAAAAAAAGATTCAATTAATTTTTGAATCATATTCTAAGCAACGAGAAGTTAAAAATATAATGATATTTCTTCAAACATATGGAGTAACACCTAACCAATGTGTGAAAATTTATAAAAAATATGGAGGAGACTCTATAAAGGTAGTACAGGATAATCCTTATGTGTTAACTGAAACCATTTCTGGAGTAGGATTTAAAATTGCAGATAAGATAGCACAAAGTTTAGGCATTGACAAAGAGTCGCCTTTCAGAATACAAAGTGGAATTAATTATGTGGTAAATGAATTTTGCGCTATGGGAAATACTTATATGCCGTTAAACAAATTATACCAAGAATCTAAAAATATTCTTGGGGTTACGGCTGAAGAAATTGAAAAAAATGTTTATGATAATGTATTGCAGGGAAAATTGAAAGTCGAAAATATTGATGAAGAAGACTGTGTTTTCACTATGCCGTTCTATTACTGTGAATTAGCTATTACTAAAAAAATTATAACCTTATCTATAGAAAAGTATGACGAATTAGAAATAGACATAGAAGAAAAGATTAATGACTTCGAAGAAGAAAAAAACATAAAATTTGCAACGTCTCAAAAGACTGCTATTTGTGGTGCTGCAGAAAATAGTATTGAAATAATAACGGGAGGTCCAGGTACTGGCAAAACTACTATAATTAATTGCATTATAGAGGTATTTGAAGAAGCAGGAATGAAAGTTTATATGGCTGCGCCCACCGGAAGGGCTGCCAAAAGAATGACAGAGGCTACTGGTCGCGAAGCCAAAACCATACATAGGTTATTAGAACTTGGAGTAGGCAGAGATGATGGGTCGCAGTTCTCTAGAAGTGAGGAATCGCCTTTAGATTGTGATGTGCTAATTATTGATGAAGCATCTATGATAGACATAATGCTTATGAATAGTTTATTAAAAGCTATCAGCGTAGGAACTCGACTTATAATTGTTGGTGATGTTGACCAATTGCCATCTGTCGGACCGGGTAATGTACTAAGAGATATTATTGACAGTAAATGTGTTAAAGTAGTTAAGCTTAAGGAGATTTTTAGGCAAGCACAAGAAAGTATGATTATTGTGAATGCTCATAAAATTAACAATGGCGAGATGCCTATTTTGAATAAAAAGGATAAAGATTTTTATTTTATTGAGAATAATGAGCCGGAGAAAATCTTGGACAGTATAATTGCTTTAATTAATACCAGATTGCCAAAATTTAACAAAGAGTGGGATAAGATGAAGAACATTCAAATACTCTCTCCTATGAGAAAAGGGATATTGGGTATAGAAAATCTAAATGGAAAGCTTCAGCAAATATTGAACCCTAAATCTAAGTATAAAAAGGAAAAGGAATATAGGAATACTATATTTAGGGTAGGCGACAAGGTTATGCAAATTAAAAATAATTACTCTATAAAATGGAAAAAAATTAATGCAAAAGCTGAAGATGGAGTGGGCATTTTTAATGGTGATGTAGGGTATGTTGAAGATATTGATGAAGATAATGAAAATGTTATTGTGATTTTTGATGATGACAAACGGGTAGAATATGAAGGTGTATATTTAGATGAACTAGCTTTAGCGTATGCTATTACAATACATAAAAGTCAAGGTAGTGAGTTTGAAGTTGTAATTATGCCTATGTTTATGGGGCCCCCACTTTTAATGAACAGAAATTTACTTTATACAGGGATAACTAGAGCAAAGAATATGGTTGTTTTAGTGGGAGCAATAAAAGCTGTTAATTTCATGAAAGATAACAACAGAAGTTTCGAGCGGTACTCCGCTTTGGGCTGGAGAATAAGGCAAATAGTAGATGCAAATGTGGGCCATGATGAAAATTAG